From Candidatus Paceibacterota bacterium, the proteins below share one genomic window:
- a CDS encoding pitrilysin family protein yields the protein MKFEKHTLKNGLRIVLVPQKNVLSATVLVLVKTGSKYETKNISGISHFLEHLLFKGTKKRPNAISIAEPLDRVGGQYNAFTGEEYTGYYAKVDEKNFDLALDIISDIYMNSKLDLKEVERERGVIIEEINMYHDHPTYYVQNLWTKLLYGDQPAGWDIAGTKETVQGIKREDIKKYLEKQYVASNTVVCLAGNFNNSNIKNKVEKYFSKIRNTSPSEKIQVVENQDSPQTLVHYRKTDQTHFCLGARGYNFFDQRKYQMEVLSVLLGGMMSSRLFVKVRERLGLAYYIRTETSFESDTGFLVTRAGVRNDKAKKAIGVILKEYRDISRKKITKEELSKVKDHLKGKMALSLELSDSRASFFGLQELLKKEILTPREIYDKIDKVKEEDVLNVAKDIFKPEKLNLALIGPFKEKDSFSKIWKKENY from the coding sequence ATGAAATTTGAAAAGCATACATTAAAAAACGGATTAAGGATTGTTTTGGTTCCTCAAAAAAACGTTCTTAGCGCCACGGTTCTTGTTTTGGTCAAAACCGGTTCAAAATATGAGACAAAAAACATAAGCGGAATTTCCCATTTTTTAGAGCATTTGCTTTTTAAGGGAACAAAAAAAAGGCCAAACGCTATTTCAATCGCAGAGCCGCTAGACAGAGTAGGAGGGCAGTATAATGCTTTTACGGGAGAGGAATATACAGGATATTATGCCAAGGTTGACGAAAAGAATTTCGATTTGGCTTTGGATATAATATCGGATATTTATATGAATTCAAAGCTTGACTTAAAAGAAGTTGAAAGAGAAAGAGGGGTGATAATAGAAGAGATTAATATGTATCACGATCATCCCACCTATTATGTCCAAAATTTATGGACTAAGCTTCTTTATGGAGATCAGCCTGCCGGATGGGATATAGCGGGAACAAAAGAAACTGTTCAAGGCATTAAAAGAGAAGATATTAAAAAATATTTGGAAAAACAGTATGTTGCTTCAAATACGGTTGTCTGTCTTGCCGGAAATTTCAATAATAGCAATATTAAAAATAAAGTTGAAAAATACTTTTCCAAGATAAGGAACACTTCTCCTTCTGAAAAAATACAAGTTGTAGAGAATCAGGATTCTCCTCAAACTTTAGTTCATTATAGAAAGACCGATCAGACCCATTTTTGCCTTGGAGCAAGGGGTTACAATTTTTTTGACCAAAGAAAGTATCAAATGGAAGTTTTGTCGGTTCTTCTTGGAGGAATGATGAGCTCTCGCCTTTTTGTGAAAGTTAGAGAACGTCTTGGGCTCGCCTATTATATAAGAACGGAAACGTCCTTTGAAAGCGATACGGGTTTTTTAGTAACAAGAGCGGGAGTAAGAAACGATAAAGCAAAAAAAGCAATCGGCGTCATTTTAAAAGAATATAGAGATATTTCAAGAAAAAAAATTACAAAAGAAGAGCTTTCAAAAGTAAAAGACCACTTGAAGGGAAAAATGGCTCTTTCTCTGGAATTGTCCGACAGCAGGGCCTCTTTTTTCGGTTTGCAAGAGCTTTTGAAAAAAGAGATATTAACACCAAGAGAGATTTATGATAAAATAGACAAAGTGAAGGAGGAAGATGTTTTAAATGTTGCAAAGGACATTTTCAAACCGGAAAAGTTAAACTTGGCCTTAATAGGCCCTTTTAAAGAAAAAGACAGTTTTTCAAAAATATGGAAGAAAGAAAACTATTAG